TTAAACAGACCGCCCAGCCAGTGCACAAATATCAGGGTGTACATTTTTAAGTCCAAAAAAGGCTATGTGATATTCTGCGTGATCAATTGGCTGTTAGATAAACGCTGTATAAATCTTCACTGTGTTTAGAAAGACTTCTGAACCAGAACAATTCAGTTGGCCTCCAACTTCCCACCCTAATGGCTCAAGGATAACTCCCTCCAGCCCTATAGCATGCACACTTGCAAGAAGGACAGCTTTGAGTTTAATCGTCTCAAGTCTCTGCTACTCTTACATAATAAAGTTTCTGATCATTAACAATAAGACAGGGTTGGATGTCTGCAGTAACTTGCTGACAGAAGGCGACAAACTGCAATTGTTAGGCATAAAGGGAGTGTATAAATAGTGGTAACACAGTCCCACAGTGCCCTTACTTGTCATTATGTTTGCTATTTTCTGATCTCTTGAGGCTGTCTAATTTACAGTGTTTATATTGGGCtgtcctgttgtgttttggtcAGTGCTGGTTCATGAGAAGTTTTAATTGCTGACAGAATGAAAGTAGCACAGCAGAGTGTagacatcaacaacaaaagaatgAATGGTGCAGttcttttccttcagttcagcaacacagacattttttattgaaCACATCAAGGATTCCATTcaatctgtattttcttctttctttataTACATCTTTTATTTGGAAACCTTTTTAACATATCAAAACATCAGACTGCAATATACATACAAGAGTGCTTTCCAAAGGTCCAGCAAATACAATTACAAATACAAGTATTGTTTCAAGAGTGCAATGCATATGTGTTTGTTGCAGAAGAGAATGGAAAGGTAGAGTTGTGGTTGTCTTAACAAAATGTAAGCTTGTGGTCTGAGATGGTTTACAGCATATTCAGATAGCCCAAGTCTAAAGGCTCAGCGTAGGGATATATTGTATACTGTATTCACAGAGAGTTTCTAGTTTATCCTTGCCTTCACTCctcacatttctgtctgatgGCCTGAAAACTGTCAAGTTTTGACCTTTCATAGGGGATTATCCccctgtcttcttttttttagctGACCTGTTACAGGTCATCTCAAGGTAACTGTTCtattacatttgaaaactcAAACACTCTGCTGGCACACcattacctgtctgtctgtctttgggAATTCACATTGTTGATGGTCTGTCTTAAAAGCCCATTGAGTAATATTTTCACCATATAAATTCACATATATAACAGAGGAGTGACTTATGGATAAAAAGTAAGGTTTCTCTGAAATGACCagaattaaaaatgttactttggttttgttaaaaaacaacaacattgctgatgtaaacaaatgtcAGATAACAACAGGTCAGATCTCATTGTTGTGTAGTGTGTAATAAGTACTGACAAGAAATTACTTGACAATCAAATTGAGAGTAACAGCAGATTCCAATAATGCATTCTGAATTTGTTGCAACATGAATTTGATCCACTTGAAGTGCTCCCTTTTTAATTAGATTAATTTGTCTGGTATCTCTATACACGGCTAACATGTTCCTCCTGCTTACCACCTTCATTTTCAGTCAGAAGGATCGTGTCTAACATAACACCACTGGATGGCTGTACAGGTGCTTGCTGACACCTCAGTGGACTTTGGTAGCCAACTGATCCATTACCATTCTTCATTCCCCGCTTCATGAACGGTTGAGAGCTTTCTGTCATTGTAGATTTGAATGAGAGCCGTGTAAAGGTCCGATCTGTAATTGATGGCCTTTGGTGCAATCCTGGCTCGTAACTGGAAACGCTTTTGTAATTACAGGTGATGTAGCGCGTGAATGCTTGCCTGAAAGTTTTGTTGAATAAGGTGTAGACCAGCGGGTTGATACCTGATGACACATATCCCACCCAAACAAAGATCTCCATGAGCTTGCCGATAGTGATGGGATCACAGTTTTCGCATAGCACAGAGGAGATATTGGTAATGAAAAAAGGGCACCACATGACCACGAACAGGAGGAAGACGATGCCCAACACCTTTGAGGCACGCTGCTCATTGCTCAGAGTCTGCATTGACTTTTTGCCCATTGTTGACATTCTCCGAAAAGACATTTCATCTCCTGTAGGGGATTGCGCtgtgcctgtgtttgttttttcttgtatCCTGGGAAGTCTGCCATTCAACATGTTCAGTTGCTGAGCTTGAGGTGGACTCGCAGCCTGTTCCCTGTTCCCTCCCAGTTGAACAACTGTGGAGACTGTTGGGTAGCTAAAGCGCTGAGGCACCTTTGACCTGagcaaaaaaacttttttgcgCAGCACTTGGACAGTAAGTAGGTAGATTACCATCATGATGGTCAGAGGGATGAAGAATGCCACCAAGGACCCGTAAATGATAAACACCGGAAAGGTGTCTTTATTCAGCTGGCATGTGTGGTTACTGATAAAGGTGATGTTGTTGGAAAAATGGTAGTTCTCAAGCCCCTTAATTGGAATCGAGATTGCAACACCTGAAGGAAAATGATAGGAACAGTTAGTGTTGGCAAACGGgaaatatcttgtttgtttttttttgtttgtttttttacaaattcTGAACTCGGGATATTTGAATtagttgttgtttatgttgtcaACTCTAACCACAGAAGTGTTCCTTTTTCATCTTGGTGAAAGActactgtgtttattttatcatataATGAGTGTGGTCGAAGTAGAAATAGAAGAATGTTTGATGAAAGGACAGTGTCAGGAATAACGAGGCAAGTTCTGATTGCAAGATTTCCTGTTTTGTAAACTGTTCACCCATAGTCTGCCACAATCCCTCTTAAACAGAGCATCATTATACAGTCGTGGTAAAAGCTCCGTCAGTGCTGTAAGCAGTGTTAAGTGCTGCTCCCTTCATTCCATCTGATCCTCTGGCTTTGGTCATGAAATGAAGCTCGAATGAAACTGAACACATCAGCCAAATGACCAAAAGCACAGAGAAGTAATGCTTCAGTAAATTTGGCCACAATTTTACACTCTAGTGTTAAACATAATAGCCAGAAGCTTCTTTTTAATCGGTTATTGTAAAGCTAATATCATCATCAGCAGATCTTGAACAAAGCACCTCAACAATCATACAAGACCTTTGGAAGATAAAAGCAGAAAGATGATTCTTAAAACAACAGGTGACAGCAAAGTAGTAGCTACTCCAACCCACCTTTTTAAATGCTTTCTATTCCTAAAACTTACATTCTTAAAATAATAACGCACCTTTTCTTCAAGGGGCCCATTCATTGTCTGTGCAAACCTGTGGCTTTCTAGTCTTTACATTTGATATCCTTTTTTGCAGCTTAAGGTTAATGCTGTAGTGCTTTACTTTTTACATCTTTATAGCCGCAGCAATAGTGCAGCTTGCTTTGGACAAATTACATTTTGGACAAACACCAGCTTATCAAAATATCGAGTTGTCTCCATAGGAAATCTTTCTGATTCACTCTGAGTAATTAAATGTGATGCTACTGTCCAGCCCCTCAGCCACCCCATCTCCTTCCCAAATATACTGTAGCTGAAGGGTTGCTTTTATATTGTATCTGCTTTTATTCCATTTGgtatatatttctgagttcaTGTCTGCCATGGATTTAATGTCAAGAAATCAGTTAATTCACATGAAACtaaatttttttaaagtgaaggCTTAAAATTAAGGAGTTAAGGAAATCTGAATTTATGTGCTTACAAATGGAAATGAGCCACACCACTGCAATCTTCGCCATTGCTTTGGATCTGGATTTGTACTGGCTGTGTTGGATTGGCTTCTTGATGGCAATGTAGCGATCCAGTGAAATGGCACAGAGATGCATGATGGATGCGGTAGAAAACAGCACATCGAAGAACACCCAAAAGGGGCAGAGCGGATCCGGAAGAGGCCAGTTTGAGTCTAAAGAGAAGATGAGAAGGAAATTAGTCCATTAAAATAGTAAATTGTTGTATGGTTAGTAACTCCCTGTAAAGTACTCATGTGGTGTGACCCATTTTTATTCCAAAAAAAATTTGGTCTTGCACTCTACTAGTTATGGGAGATGTACCACAATGGCAATGGATTAGAAGTAACACTCATGCAaaagatttgtgtttgtttatctctCTGAGGAATGACTTTACTGGAAAAAGGCGGGTTCATTGACTGTTTATGGAGCTAAGAGCTCTTTATGAAGATCTGCTGGAGACTATGCTCAACAgtagtgtttattttcagttccAGGCATAAAATTGGCAAGTAATTGTTCTGGCTTTTGTCCCGTCACCCATTAACATAGCAAAAAGACTGTAGTTGGAAATATTCCTTTACATAATATTCTTTGGACATGCTACCCCCTCCAATTCTTTTCCTTGCACCACTTTTCTTTCACACACTTGGGGGAATTTTTGAGTCATAGTTTTGATGAGGTTTCATCTGGAAGGCTTATTCATTGACCAATACTTGACTTGTTCTTAAAGTAGACCCTCTGTACCTGTTTGGTGAAGTGTTAAGTCCCATGCCAAATTCAATAAACAGTGTAGCTTGCAACGTCCAAGTAGCTGTAGAagggaacatttttttaatttctttaattgaaTTAATGAGTGCAACTTTGGAGACCCCCTCTGCATTGCCCATGTGTCTATTTCAGATTTCACCTCTTGTGGTGTGAGGAagatgcagaaatgttttttagttttatactctagtgttaatgttaatgttacctaAATCCTCTATCCATATCCATAGCTCTTTTAAAGCCTTGTAATTGTTGGATAAAAGAAACAGCcttaactgtttgtttttgtttacattatgtatttgaaaaaaatacagcaaaaaagtcaaaacagcAATGCAgctttgttattgttgttttttatgttttgcttttgAAATGTCAACATACACTgtctggccaaaaaaaaaacaagtttttagatttaaataagcaaataggtaagagccttccattggataattactgcaatggaaaaaggtcacgtggtctgatgagtccagatttaccctgttccagagtgatgggtGCATCAGAGCAAGAAGAGAGGCcgatgaagtgatgcacccatcatgcctagtgcctaccgtacaagcctgtgggggcagtgttatgatctggggttgcttcagttggtcaggtctaggttcagcaACGTTATGTGCCCAAAATTGAGGTCAGCTGATGACCTGAATGTACTGAATGACCAGGGTTTCCAtcagtggatttttttcttccctcattGGGCTCAAATTGtgagtggttcagggagcatgaggcataattttcacacatggagagtccagaccttaaccccattgagaatctttgggatggAGAAGACTTTACGCAGTGGCCCGACTCTCCCATTATCAATAGAGATCTTGGTGAAAAATTAATGCAACTctggacagaaataaatgttgtgaaattgtATAAGCTTGTCAAAATTATGCCACGGCGAATGCATGCTGTGtgatttttctatttatttactttttttgggGGCCGGGCAGTGTATATGCAAGCATATATACATAGTTTAGGGTAATGGATGTCCATAAGATTCTGATTACACAAGCCTACATTTTGGAATTAATCTTATTgcgttcatgttgttgttgttgtttttaagaaTTATCAGCGCCGCCATTTCAATTTTCATAATATATATTTCTCACTTAGCACATGTGTAGGTGGATAAGagtcaaaatgattttattaaagGTATTGCAGTTTTCTTTTGAAAGGAATGAGATAAGATGCCTTGTCGGTGCAACAGTTGAGGAAGCAACACCAAATTTTGTGTCTTGATAGTTTCTTGTCACGCAGAGCTATATTTCAAGTTTACAACAGCATCTGTTCACACATCTTATGCTTTAAACAAGCAGATCCATTactttttttcaaggtgttccCTGTATGCTTTGAATTCATCTGCCCAGCAGATGTGGAACATGACTAGAGGACCATACAGGTGTATGCTCATTTAGGTTCAAATTGAAGCTTCTCAACTTTGTATACCTGCTCTCGTGAATACTGAATGCTCTATGGCCTCGCAATTGATCTTTTATCTGAATACCATATCCCTACCAGCATCATTTGgtagtttttctttgtgtgggACATTAGGGAGTGTTTGCTGCAGAACTGCAGAGCAGTGATGTATCGCTGGCAACACTATTGACCATATAACCACCTTTTCATGCGGTTTTGTTGTTCATCCTTTTTCTTGTCCatagatattttacatttttataaacattataacTGATGTATTTTGTTCAATACActttaattacaaatataaGAACTGTTATTCACTCCCCTGACCAGCTGGTGTCAGCTCAGTGCATCTACAGAGCAACCACCCTACACTAAACACCTACATCAGCCCAACataagttttaatgttttacctgtAAAAtccacacagtcagagaaagtCATTGTTTAGTTATAAAATTTGTATGCGCCATAGAGCTTCTGTCCTGTTGGGCTGCTGACAACTGTCAGCTGAAGAGTCAGTGAAACTTGACAGCAGTGGAGGAGGTTACTCCAGCGTCTGTTTCAAAAGTAGTTTAAAAAAGTAGCTgactttgttagcattcagtgCTGAAGCTAAGAGtctcacagcagcacagcatgAGCAGTGTTGCCCAGCCAGCTGTTTCAGTTTACCCTTCTATACTTCcattacagtttgttttgtggTAAGTTCATTTTGAGACAAGACTCAGTTTGTAAAGAGTTGCCATGCGGTTACTTCTGCATTGCTCTGTTTACAGTAACAACTAACAAACTGTGAGTCATCATCTTTTAGGGGGCAGCTGTATTATTGACCAATTATTAAATGTAAGAGAATACAGTGACTTTCTAAACTTTCTTTTCTTGATCAACAAATTGTaatcccaaaaatgaaattgttgtttttaatcaagCTGGTACATTTCTCTGTCACAGAGATGACGCACTTGCACGCATGAATGCTTTCAAACCTTACTGCAACTGTTCTCAAGCCAAGGATTTAGACTTATCTTAGTACGCATCAGGGCATGAGATAAAACCTAAAACATGTAGACAGAAATAGATTTATTAGTAGAAGTATAGAGTAAATTCACTGCATGACCCACCTTTTATAAAGAAAAGACCAGCTTGACGCAGTAAGACTGTAGATTGCCTTCTGTCACACTATACTCCACTCttcttttgtgtgcatgtgtgtgtgacataatCTTGGTATGGCTCATCATCCTCCAATTAAATTAATGGCAAATAATGGCTTGGCCATGACTTTATATTTTGTAGTTAAACAGAATAGGAGTCTAAATCAGTTCCTACACAGCTGTATTTACACATCACTGTCGCtggaattaaaataaaactgttttgtgttaaCATTTATTCCTATGGTTAATGACCCCGTTGACCAGTATTTTAGTCCAAGCCGTGCAACTGCTACCACTGCCAGAGGAAGTCTTATTGCCCACCGTTTCTTTCTAGAATAATTTGTTTATAGATAGTTGTGATTGTATCAAGTGTTGCTCACAAACTATTTTTATCCCTCTTTGCTGCCCATAATTAATCCGGcctgttattttttctttgtttattcatAATAAAGGTTGAATACAATTTTCCATTGAAATGAGGAACGTTCTTTTTAAAACGCCTGTAGCTGGCTATGCCCCCAcccttcagacacacacagactataAAATATTGTTGCCTTCTAGAACATTTGTTAGTAATGGCTTACTGAGTTTTATAGGTCCTTTTATCCAAGGTTGTTTAAGAACTGTTCAGCACATAGGGGTTAAAAACCTAGCTAGATAAAAGGCTAATGTCATTCATCATTTGGCTCAACATTTTATCAGGATCGTGTCAAGGAATTAATCTGGGCTTTGAGCAAGGACATGTTTTCCCAGTAGAGATATAGATATAATGGACTGTCAGTTTTCCAAACACAAGGTCCCATGCTAAACTTACTGTTGAGAACAGTGACAAGGGCAATGGGCATCACAAGGAGTCCCACCAACAGATCAGCCACAGCGAGCGACATCAGAAAGTAGTTTATGGCGTTTTGCAGCTTTCTTTCGAGTGACACGGCGAGAATGACCAGGATGTTCCCTCCAATAGTCGGGATGATGACCATGACAATAAGCAGGGCAGGCCATTTCAGCTGAACCTCGGGCACGTCTCCTGACTGAGACATGGTGCTGCAGAGATTACAGCAGGCCTTAGCGTGGGTTGTGGCTGTGATCTGTCTGGTGTTTGACACTCGGTCAGCATGGTCACTGGGTCCCACAGGCAAGGACACAGGGTAGGGCACGTCAGTGTACAGGATGCCTCATCGCCTTTGCAGTGTACAAATCAAAAGGAATATCTGCTAGATCCACTGCAAAATTACAGGTCCAACACTACGAAATCCAATGCTGACAATAATCCCAACACGATCAATACTTCCACAGTGAGATGTTGTCAGCAGGGGTTGTCATTGTCCCAGGGAGTTGATACTCTTGTCATCCACTGCATCTTCTTAAAAGATACAACAAGTCTGTTAAAAGAACAGGGATATCTTGTTACCCACTTGCTTTACTTTGTCTGAATGATAGCATAACAATGAGAGACATTTATTGAAACAAATGAAGAGGGTCTTTCCTGTGTGGTGACAATTGTTTCCACATTATAGCAAAGACATTTTCCAAGCTGGAAAACTTAGCTTGCACAATCATGTTTTCTCAAAACTAGGAGATTAATGTGTGAttgagatatttaaaaaaatataattttgacAACGTTTCATTGTCTTAAAACAAAGGTTATGTATTTAGGTAAGATTTGAAAACCTCCTTGATGAAGTTTTAGATGAAAGATACATGACTCTTTACAGTTGAAGCCTACTTGTTTGTCGCTAAAGTCAAACTAACTTGattaatatgaaacaaaaacactagGACAGCACTCCAATTTGACTATTTAATATCATCACAACCGAGGCAATATTAAACAGTCAAATTGGAATGCTGTTTTAGTCtttattttctgattattttaaagAATTCAGTCCAATTGTGACTTGAGCACACTGTGTCCTATATTTAAAATTTCCAATACAAAGCAAAAGAAAACGCAGTGTAATAAACATTACTGTAATTTCTCTAAAGTTTCTTACCTGCTCCTGAAGGTAACATACGTTTAAGTTCCTCCTTGACGTctcatttcctgtatttttccAAGCTGCTACGGCTTCACTTTCGTAAACACTGAAGCAGTATTTTCTGCTGGGAAAACCGTGCAGCCTAAGGTCCACTGCATTAGAATCTCTGCACACCTCTTAgtttaacatctttttaaaactCCCCTATCTCATCTTTATATTTCCACCCTCCCCAAATAAGAGCATGACGGAGAATTCCCTCCCTCAGCAGCAAATCTtaaatctgtctctgtctgaaacaATCCATGAAGTGGAATTTGTTTTGCTTCCACATGTTGGAGGAACCCCCAGTCTTGCTCCGCATCACCTACCACGATCACAGGTTTAAAACTTTCAGATGTTGTggctcctctgcctctctcccaTTCCCACTGTCTGCCTCTCGTTCACAGGCTGCAACTAGCGCTCACCCTCTCCCTTCTTGttcgctctctcgctctcccctCCCACCCCTTCGTCTTGCCCATGAGTCAGAATCTGTAGAAAACAGATGAATGTCTTCGTCCTGGCAACATGCCAGTGGTTCTGGGAGGTAATTCCCTCAACACAGCCGTCCCATTGTTTATATTTGTCACTTTCTGTTCTCCCCTCGATTCGGAGGAAGCAGGGGTGGGGGATTTAGGGGTGAAGCTCTGTGTGTTAAGATGCTTGAAAATTTTACTCGTACCCCACAGATTTTCATTCTGTCCTCTGTGAGTTCACAAAGTAATTTAAATACAATCTTATTTTCTTCTCGATAATTAAGTTTGAAATTTAGaccatatttgttttttcatctgatCTCCATGCCtcaagtcaaaatgttttctctcagaGTGCactctttgttttgcttttaaaagCAGATGCAAGGCATTAAATGATGTAGAAACAAGCTATCCCCGGAGTTTAGAGCAAccagatgatgatgacgatgagtGATTCTTCCCTatacaagaaaatgtaaaaaaaaacagtcatgcAACCAACCTCCACAgtctctcatttttctgtcttaCAAAAGACTtccttgatttcttttttgatAATGAGGGAACAGCTGAAGGTGTGCTGTTAACAGTATGCTGACTTCTGCTGCTCATCAAATGCATGCCACACAGGCACATTTTCTGAGTGATACGCAATGTAGCTCAGATTGCAACCTTAGTTGTCAGATCCACACATTTTGCTGGAGCAATCAGCAGTTATTGTActtgtgaaatgtttattagTATCAGG
This window of the Pagrus major chromosome 11, Pma_NU_1.0 genome carries:
- the htr2b gene encoding 5-hydroxytryptamine receptor 2B, producing the protein MSQSGDVPEVQLKWPALLIVMVIIPTIGGNILVILAVSLERKLQNAINYFLMSLAVADLLVGLLVMPIALVTVLNNSNWPLPDPLCPFWVFFDVLFSTASIMHLCAISLDRYIAIKKPIQHSQYKSRSKAMAKIAVVWLISICVAISIPIKGLENYHFSNNITFISNHTCQLNKDTFPVFIIYGSLVAFFIPLTIMMVIYLLTVQVLRKKVFLLRSKVPQRFSYPTVSTVVQLGGNREQAASPPQAQQLNMLNGRLPRIQEKTNTGTAQSPTGDEMSFRRMSTMGKKSMQTLSNEQRASKVLGIVFLLFVVMWCPFFITNISSVLCENCDPITIGKLMEIFVWVGYVSSGINPLVYTLFNKTFRQAFTRYITCNYKSVSSYEPGLHQRPSITDRTFTRLSFKSTMTESSQPFMKRGMKNGNGSVGYQSPLRCQQAPVQPSSGVMLDTILLTENEGGKQEEHVSRV